In one Vanacampus margaritifer isolate UIUO_Vmar chromosome 11, RoL_Vmar_1.0, whole genome shotgun sequence genomic region, the following are encoded:
- the glsb gene encoding glutaminase kidney isoform, mitochondrial isoform X4, which produces MYGNAEGLVEDHSGRRHVGQAPVQKVADYIPQLAKFSPDMWAVSLCTVDGQRHTVGDTRVPFCLQSCVKPLKYAVAVHNHGSDYVHSFIGKEPSGLRFNKLFLDEDDKPHNPMVNAGAIVCTSLIKQGEGNAEKFDYVMNFLKDMAGNEYVGFSNATFQSERESGDRNFAIGYYLKEKKCFPEGTDMTSVLDLYFQLCSIEVNCESASVMAATLANGGICPISGERVLSPEAVRNTLSLMHSCGMYDFSGQFAFHVGLPAKSGVSGGILLVVPNVMGIMCWSPPLDKLGNSVRGIQFCTDLVELFNFHNYDNLRHFAKKHDPRREGGEQRVKSVINLLFAAYTGDVSALRRFALSSMDMEQRDYDSRTALHVAAAEGHTEVARFLLEACKVNPVPRDRWGNTPMDEAVHFGHHDVVAILQPHADKERSADDSGDKESAEKSLDSLL; this is translated from the exons ATGTATGGAAATGCTGAAGGACTTGTTGAAGACCACTCCGGACGGCGTCACGTTGGACAGGCACCAGTTCAAAAA GTCGCCGACTACATTCCTCAACTTGCCAAATTCAGTCCGGACATGTGGGCTGTCTCACTGTGCACGGTGGACGGCCAGAG ACACACGGTGGGCGACACCAGGGTCCCCTTCTGTCTGCAGTCGTGCGTCAAGCCGCTGAAGTACGCCGTGGCCGTGCACAACCACGGCAGCGACTACGTGCACAGTTTCATCGGGAAGGAGCCCAGCGGCCTGCGGTTCAACAAGCTCTTTCTGGATGAAGACG ATAAGCCCCACAACCCGATGGTGAACGCCGGCGCTATTGTTTGTACTTCCCTGATAAAG CAAGGTGAAGGTAACGCGGAAAAATTTGACTAT GTCATGAACTTCTTGAAGGACATGGCGGGAAACGAATACGTCGGTTTCAGCAATGCCAC ATTCCAGTCCGAGCGCGAGTCAGGAGACCGAAACTTTGCCATCGGCTactatttgaaagaaaaaaag TGTTTTCCTGAGGGGACAGACATGACGTCTGTGCTGGACCTCTACTTTCAG tTGTGCTCCATCGAGGTGAACTGCGAGAGCGCCAGCGTGATGGCGGCCACGCTGGCCAACGGCGGCATCTGCCCCATCTCGGGCGAGCGCGTTCTCAGCCCCGAGGCCGTGAGAAACACGCTGAGCCTCATGCACTCCTGCGGCATGTACGACTTCTCCGGACAGTTTGCCTTCCAT GTGGGTCTGCCGGCCAAGTCGGGCGTGTCGGGGGGGATCCTGCTGGTGGTGCCCAACGTGATGGGCATCATGTGCTGGTCGCCACCCTTGGACAAACTGGGAAACTCGGTCAGAGGGATCCAGTTCTGCACG GACCTGGTGGAACTTTTCAACTTCCACAATTACGACAACTTGAGGCACTTTGCAAAAAAGCACGATCCTCGCCGAGAGGGAGGAGAACAGCGG GTCAAGTCTGTCATTAATTTGCTGTTTGCCGCATACACAGGAGACGTCTCCGCATTGAGGAG GTTTGCCTTGTCGTCGATGGACATGGAGCAGAGGGACTACGACTCCAGAACGGCCCTCCACGTGGCTGCGGCTGAGG GTCACACTGAGGTGGCGCGTTTCCTGCTGGAGGCCTGCAAGGTCAACCCAGTTCCCCGAGACAG GTGGGGGAACACGCCGATGGACGAGGCCGTGCACTTTGGCCACCACGACGTGGTGGCCATCCTGCAGCCGCACGCCGACAAAGAGCGTTCGGCCGACGACTCGGGCGACAAGGAGAGCGCGGAGAAGAGTTTGGACAGTCTGCTGTAG
- the glsb gene encoding glutaminase kidney isoform, mitochondrial isoform X5, producing the protein MTAAAGQMTLQGEGNAEKFDYVMNFLKDMAGNEYVGFSNATFQSERESGDRNFAIGYYLKEKKCFPEGTDMTSVLDLYFQLCSIEVNCESASVMAATLANGGICPISGERVLSPEAVRNTLSLMHSCGMYDFSGQFAFHVGLPAKSGVSGGILLVVPNVMGIMCWSPPLDKLGNSVRGIQFCTDLVELFNFHNYDNLRHFAKKHDPRREGGEQRVKSVINLLFAAYTGDVSALRRFALSSMDMEQRDYDSRTALHVAAAEGHTEVARFLLEACKVNPVPRDRWGNTPMDEAVHFGHHDVVAILQPHADKERSADDSGDKESAEKSLDSLL; encoded by the exons ATGACTGCTGCTGCAGGTCAAATGACGTTG CAAGGTGAAGGTAACGCGGAAAAATTTGACTAT GTCATGAACTTCTTGAAGGACATGGCGGGAAACGAATACGTCGGTTTCAGCAATGCCAC ATTCCAGTCCGAGCGCGAGTCAGGAGACCGAAACTTTGCCATCGGCTactatttgaaagaaaaaaag TGTTTTCCTGAGGGGACAGACATGACGTCTGTGCTGGACCTCTACTTTCAG tTGTGCTCCATCGAGGTGAACTGCGAGAGCGCCAGCGTGATGGCGGCCACGCTGGCCAACGGCGGCATCTGCCCCATCTCGGGCGAGCGCGTTCTCAGCCCCGAGGCCGTGAGAAACACGCTGAGCCTCATGCACTCCTGCGGCATGTACGACTTCTCCGGACAGTTTGCCTTCCAT GTGGGTCTGCCGGCCAAGTCGGGCGTGTCGGGGGGGATCCTGCTGGTGGTGCCCAACGTGATGGGCATCATGTGCTGGTCGCCACCCTTGGACAAACTGGGAAACTCGGTCAGAGGGATCCAGTTCTGCACG GACCTGGTGGAACTTTTCAACTTCCACAATTACGACAACTTGAGGCACTTTGCAAAAAAGCACGATCCTCGCCGAGAGGGAGGAGAACAGCGG GTCAAGTCTGTCATTAATTTGCTGTTTGCCGCATACACAGGAGACGTCTCCGCATTGAGGAG GTTTGCCTTGTCGTCGATGGACATGGAGCAGAGGGACTACGACTCCAGAACGGCCCTCCACGTGGCTGCGGCTGAGG GTCACACTGAGGTGGCGCGTTTCCTGCTGGAGGCCTGCAAGGTCAACCCAGTTCCCCGAGACAG GTGGGGGAACACGCCGATGGACGAGGCCGTGCACTTTGGCCACCACGACGTGGTGGCCATCCTGCAGCCGCACGCCGACAAAGAGCGTTCGGCCGACGACTCGGGCGACAAGGAGAGCGCGGAGAAGAGTTTGGACAGTCTGCTGTAG
- the glsb gene encoding glutaminase kidney isoform, mitochondrial isoform X3 gives MFHFRLATALKELLKANLKCPAAGWLASRHRCSGSASSCGLQLLHGPAYRAAAASVHIRPYCVKAGGELKLDEAKKKDDSAEAAADKRRNAGILPSLEDLLFYTVAEGQETISAHKFLTALKTTGLRTGDPRLKECMEMLKDLLKTTPDGVTLDRHQFKKCVQSNIVLLTQAFRKKFVIPDFQSFTSHIDELYESAKTLSEGQVADYIPQLAKFSPDMWAVSLCTVDGQRHTVGDTRVPFCLQSCVKPLKYAVAVHNHGSDYVHSFIGKEPSGLRFNKLFLDEDDKPHNPMVNAGAIVCTSLIKQGEGNAEKFDYVMNFLKDMAGNEYVGFSNATFQSERESGDRNFAIGYYLKEKKCFPEGTDMTSVLDLYFQLCSIEVNCESASVMAATLANGGICPISGERVLSPEAVRNTLSLMHSCGMYDFSGQFAFHVGLPAKSGVSGGILLVVPNVMGIMCWSPPLDKLGNSVRGIQFCTDLVELFNFHNYDNLRHFAKKHDPRREGGEQRQFFGPMDYESLQQELALKAPLWKKVSATESHQDTSTTVVYRMDSVNE, from the exons ATGTTCCATTTTAGGCTCGCCACAGCGCTCAAGGAGTTGTTGAAAGCCAACCTCAAGTGTCCCGCCGCCGGGTGGCTCGCGAGCCGCCACCGGTGTTCGGGCAGCGCCTCCTCCTGCGGGCTCCAGCTCCTCCATGGCCCCGCgtaccgggcggcggcggcgtccgtccACATCCGGCCGTACTGCGTGAAGGCGGGCGGCGAGCTGAAGCTGGACGAAGCGAAGAAGAAGGACGACAGCGCCGAGGCGGCTGCTGACAA GAGAAGAAATGCCGGCATCCTGCCCAGTCTGGAGGATTTGCTTTTCTACACCGTCGCCGAAGGTCAAGAAACCATTTCAGCACATAAATTCCTCACA GCTCTCAAAACCACAGGACTTCGCACAGGCGACCCCCGACTTAAGGAATGTATGGAAATGCTGAAGGACTTGTTGAAGACCACTCCGGACGGCGTCACGTTGGACAGGCACCAGTTCAAAAA GTGTGTCCAGAGCAACATTGTCCTGCTCACGCAGGCCTTCCGCAAGAAGTTCGTCATCCCAGACTTCCAGTCCTTCACTTCCCACATTGACGAGCTTTACGAGAGCGCCAAAACGCTCTCGGAAGGGCAG GTCGCCGACTACATTCCTCAACTTGCCAAATTCAGTCCGGACATGTGGGCTGTCTCACTGTGCACGGTGGACGGCCAGAG ACACACGGTGGGCGACACCAGGGTCCCCTTCTGTCTGCAGTCGTGCGTCAAGCCGCTGAAGTACGCCGTGGCCGTGCACAACCACGGCAGCGACTACGTGCACAGTTTCATCGGGAAGGAGCCCAGCGGCCTGCGGTTCAACAAGCTCTTTCTGGATGAAGACG ATAAGCCCCACAACCCGATGGTGAACGCCGGCGCTATTGTTTGTACTTCCCTGATAAAG CAAGGTGAAGGTAACGCGGAAAAATTTGACTAT GTCATGAACTTCTTGAAGGACATGGCGGGAAACGAATACGTCGGTTTCAGCAATGCCAC ATTCCAGTCCGAGCGCGAGTCAGGAGACCGAAACTTTGCCATCGGCTactatttgaaagaaaaaaag TGTTTTCCTGAGGGGACAGACATGACGTCTGTGCTGGACCTCTACTTTCAG tTGTGCTCCATCGAGGTGAACTGCGAGAGCGCCAGCGTGATGGCGGCCACGCTGGCCAACGGCGGCATCTGCCCCATCTCGGGCGAGCGCGTTCTCAGCCCCGAGGCCGTGAGAAACACGCTGAGCCTCATGCACTCCTGCGGCATGTACGACTTCTCCGGACAGTTTGCCTTCCAT GTGGGTCTGCCGGCCAAGTCGGGCGTGTCGGGGGGGATCCTGCTGGTGGTGCCCAACGTGATGGGCATCATGTGCTGGTCGCCACCCTTGGACAAACTGGGAAACTCGGTCAGAGGGATCCAGTTCTGCACG GACCTGGTGGAACTTTTCAACTTCCACAATTACGACAACTTGAGGCACTTTGCAAAAAAGCACGATCCTCGCCGAGAGGGAGGAGAACAGCGG CAATTCTTCGGACCCATGGACTATGAGAGCCTCCAACAGGAGCTCGCTCTGAAAGCCCCCCTTTGGAAAAAAGTCTCGGCCACCGAATCGCACCAGGATACCTCCACCACTGTAGTCTATAGGATGGACAGTGTCAACGAGTAG
- the glsb gene encoding glutaminase kidney isoform, mitochondrial isoform X1, with protein sequence MFHFRLATALKELLKANLKCPAAGWLASRHRCSGSASSCGLQLLHGPAYRAAAASVHIRPYCVKAGGELKLDEAKKKDDSAEAAADKRRNAGILPSLEDLLFYTVAEGQETISAHKFLTALKTTGLRTGDPRLKECMEMLKDLLKTTPDGVTLDRHQFKKCVQSNIVLLTQAFRKKFVIPDFQSFTSHIDELYESAKTLSEGQVADYIPQLAKFSPDMWAVSLCTVDGQRHTVGDTRVPFCLQSCVKPLKYAVAVHNHGSDYVHSFIGKEPSGLRFNKLFLDEDDKPHNPMVNAGAIVCTSLIKQGEGNAEKFDYVMNFLKDMAGNEYVGFSNATFQSERESGDRNFAIGYYLKEKKCFPEGTDMTSVLDLYFQLCSIEVNCESASVMAATLANGGICPISGERVLSPEAVRNTLSLMHSCGMYDFSGQFAFHVGLPAKSGVSGGILLVVPNVMGIMCWSPPLDKLGNSVRGIQFCTDLVELFNFHNYDNLRHFAKKHDPRREGGEQRVKSVINLLFAAYTGDVSALRRFALSSMDMEQRDYDSRTALHVAAAEGHTEVARFLLEACKVNPVPRDRWGNTPMDEAVHFGHHDVVAILQPHADKERSADDSGDKESAEKSLDSLL encoded by the exons ATGTTCCATTTTAGGCTCGCCACAGCGCTCAAGGAGTTGTTGAAAGCCAACCTCAAGTGTCCCGCCGCCGGGTGGCTCGCGAGCCGCCACCGGTGTTCGGGCAGCGCCTCCTCCTGCGGGCTCCAGCTCCTCCATGGCCCCGCgtaccgggcggcggcggcgtccgtccACATCCGGCCGTACTGCGTGAAGGCGGGCGGCGAGCTGAAGCTGGACGAAGCGAAGAAGAAGGACGACAGCGCCGAGGCGGCTGCTGACAA GAGAAGAAATGCCGGCATCCTGCCCAGTCTGGAGGATTTGCTTTTCTACACCGTCGCCGAAGGTCAAGAAACCATTTCAGCACATAAATTCCTCACA GCTCTCAAAACCACAGGACTTCGCACAGGCGACCCCCGACTTAAGGAATGTATGGAAATGCTGAAGGACTTGTTGAAGACCACTCCGGACGGCGTCACGTTGGACAGGCACCAGTTCAAAAA GTGTGTCCAGAGCAACATTGTCCTGCTCACGCAGGCCTTCCGCAAGAAGTTCGTCATCCCAGACTTCCAGTCCTTCACTTCCCACATTGACGAGCTTTACGAGAGCGCCAAAACGCTCTCGGAAGGGCAG GTCGCCGACTACATTCCTCAACTTGCCAAATTCAGTCCGGACATGTGGGCTGTCTCACTGTGCACGGTGGACGGCCAGAG ACACACGGTGGGCGACACCAGGGTCCCCTTCTGTCTGCAGTCGTGCGTCAAGCCGCTGAAGTACGCCGTGGCCGTGCACAACCACGGCAGCGACTACGTGCACAGTTTCATCGGGAAGGAGCCCAGCGGCCTGCGGTTCAACAAGCTCTTTCTGGATGAAGACG ATAAGCCCCACAACCCGATGGTGAACGCCGGCGCTATTGTTTGTACTTCCCTGATAAAG CAAGGTGAAGGTAACGCGGAAAAATTTGACTAT GTCATGAACTTCTTGAAGGACATGGCGGGAAACGAATACGTCGGTTTCAGCAATGCCAC ATTCCAGTCCGAGCGCGAGTCAGGAGACCGAAACTTTGCCATCGGCTactatttgaaagaaaaaaag TGTTTTCCTGAGGGGACAGACATGACGTCTGTGCTGGACCTCTACTTTCAG tTGTGCTCCATCGAGGTGAACTGCGAGAGCGCCAGCGTGATGGCGGCCACGCTGGCCAACGGCGGCATCTGCCCCATCTCGGGCGAGCGCGTTCTCAGCCCCGAGGCCGTGAGAAACACGCTGAGCCTCATGCACTCCTGCGGCATGTACGACTTCTCCGGACAGTTTGCCTTCCAT GTGGGTCTGCCGGCCAAGTCGGGCGTGTCGGGGGGGATCCTGCTGGTGGTGCCCAACGTGATGGGCATCATGTGCTGGTCGCCACCCTTGGACAAACTGGGAAACTCGGTCAGAGGGATCCAGTTCTGCACG GACCTGGTGGAACTTTTCAACTTCCACAATTACGACAACTTGAGGCACTTTGCAAAAAAGCACGATCCTCGCCGAGAGGGAGGAGAACAGCGG GTCAAGTCTGTCATTAATTTGCTGTTTGCCGCATACACAGGAGACGTCTCCGCATTGAGGAG GTTTGCCTTGTCGTCGATGGACATGGAGCAGAGGGACTACGACTCCAGAACGGCCCTCCACGTGGCTGCGGCTGAGG GTCACACTGAGGTGGCGCGTTTCCTGCTGGAGGCCTGCAAGGTCAACCCAGTTCCCCGAGACAG GTGGGGGAACACGCCGATGGACGAGGCCGTGCACTTTGGCCACCACGACGTGGTGGCCATCCTGCAGCCGCACGCCGACAAAGAGCGTTCGGCCGACGACTCGGGCGACAAGGAGAGCGCGGAGAAGAGTTTGGACAGTCTGCTGTAG
- the glsb gene encoding glutaminase kidney isoform, mitochondrial isoform X2, with product MFHFRLATALKELLKANLKCPAAGWLASRHRCSGSASSCGLQLLHGPAYRAAAASVHIRPYCVKAGGELKLDEAKKKDDSAEAAADKRRNAGILPSLEDLLFYTVAEGQETISAHKFLTALKTTGLRTGDPRLKECMEMLKDLLKTTPDGVTLDRHQFKKCVQSNIVLLTQAFRKKFVIPDFQSFTSHIDELYESAKTLSEGQVADYIPQLAKFSPDMWAVSLCTVDGQRHTVGDTRVPFCLQSCVKPLKYAVAVHNHGSDYVHSFIGKEPSGLRFNKLFLDEDDKPHNPMVNAGAIVCTSLIKQGEGNAEKFDYVMNFLKDMAGNEYVGFSNATFQSERESGDRNFAIGYYLKEKKCFPEGTDMTSVLDLYFQLCSIEVNCESASVMAATLANGGICPISGERVLSPEAVRNTLSLMHSCGMYDFSGQFAFHVGLPAKSGVSGGILLVVPNVMGIMCWSPPLDKLGNSVRGIQFCTDLVELFNFHNYDNLRHFAKKHDPRREGGEQRQQFFGPMDYESLQQELALKAPLWKKVSATESHQDTSTTVVYRMDSVNE from the exons ATGTTCCATTTTAGGCTCGCCACAGCGCTCAAGGAGTTGTTGAAAGCCAACCTCAAGTGTCCCGCCGCCGGGTGGCTCGCGAGCCGCCACCGGTGTTCGGGCAGCGCCTCCTCCTGCGGGCTCCAGCTCCTCCATGGCCCCGCgtaccgggcggcggcggcgtccgtccACATCCGGCCGTACTGCGTGAAGGCGGGCGGCGAGCTGAAGCTGGACGAAGCGAAGAAGAAGGACGACAGCGCCGAGGCGGCTGCTGACAA GAGAAGAAATGCCGGCATCCTGCCCAGTCTGGAGGATTTGCTTTTCTACACCGTCGCCGAAGGTCAAGAAACCATTTCAGCACATAAATTCCTCACA GCTCTCAAAACCACAGGACTTCGCACAGGCGACCCCCGACTTAAGGAATGTATGGAAATGCTGAAGGACTTGTTGAAGACCACTCCGGACGGCGTCACGTTGGACAGGCACCAGTTCAAAAA GTGTGTCCAGAGCAACATTGTCCTGCTCACGCAGGCCTTCCGCAAGAAGTTCGTCATCCCAGACTTCCAGTCCTTCACTTCCCACATTGACGAGCTTTACGAGAGCGCCAAAACGCTCTCGGAAGGGCAG GTCGCCGACTACATTCCTCAACTTGCCAAATTCAGTCCGGACATGTGGGCTGTCTCACTGTGCACGGTGGACGGCCAGAG ACACACGGTGGGCGACACCAGGGTCCCCTTCTGTCTGCAGTCGTGCGTCAAGCCGCTGAAGTACGCCGTGGCCGTGCACAACCACGGCAGCGACTACGTGCACAGTTTCATCGGGAAGGAGCCCAGCGGCCTGCGGTTCAACAAGCTCTTTCTGGATGAAGACG ATAAGCCCCACAACCCGATGGTGAACGCCGGCGCTATTGTTTGTACTTCCCTGATAAAG CAAGGTGAAGGTAACGCGGAAAAATTTGACTAT GTCATGAACTTCTTGAAGGACATGGCGGGAAACGAATACGTCGGTTTCAGCAATGCCAC ATTCCAGTCCGAGCGCGAGTCAGGAGACCGAAACTTTGCCATCGGCTactatttgaaagaaaaaaag TGTTTTCCTGAGGGGACAGACATGACGTCTGTGCTGGACCTCTACTTTCAG tTGTGCTCCATCGAGGTGAACTGCGAGAGCGCCAGCGTGATGGCGGCCACGCTGGCCAACGGCGGCATCTGCCCCATCTCGGGCGAGCGCGTTCTCAGCCCCGAGGCCGTGAGAAACACGCTGAGCCTCATGCACTCCTGCGGCATGTACGACTTCTCCGGACAGTTTGCCTTCCAT GTGGGTCTGCCGGCCAAGTCGGGCGTGTCGGGGGGGATCCTGCTGGTGGTGCCCAACGTGATGGGCATCATGTGCTGGTCGCCACCCTTGGACAAACTGGGAAACTCGGTCAGAGGGATCCAGTTCTGCACG GACCTGGTGGAACTTTTCAACTTCCACAATTACGACAACTTGAGGCACTTTGCAAAAAAGCACGATCCTCGCCGAGAGGGAGGAGAACAGCGG CAGCAATTCTTCGGACCCATGGACTATGAGAGCCTCCAACAGGAGCTCGCTCTGAAAGCCCCCCTTTGGAAAAAAGTCTCGGCCACCGAATCGCACCAGGATACCTCCACCACTGTAGTCTATAGGATGGACAGTGTCAACGAGTAG